The following coding sequences lie in one Mycobacterium gordonae genomic window:
- a CDS encoding peptidase M50 → MNAGQNAPGVAVSVSHDARLPPILRGLPTFDHDQIGACRRVVVVGSDADLAALLTRLLRAERLDMEVAYAPRRRTRATRVYRLPAGRRAARRALRGTAGRVPLIRDETGTALVGRGGWRPAEEAATIRGEAVVDDTVLFDGEVTGAWVEPTLRLPGLRAAIAGRWPRWVSGRAAQLGTMGAVVVRDGVPGPRPVRRSTFYRHVEGWLLVR, encoded by the coding sequence ATGAATGCGGGTCAGAACGCGCCGGGTGTTGCGGTGTCGGTGTCTCACGACGCTCGCCTGCCCCCGATATTGCGCGGTCTGCCCACCTTTGACCACGACCAGATCGGGGCTTGCCGGCGCGTAGTGGTGGTGGGTTCGGACGCCGATCTGGCCGCGCTGCTCACCCGGCTGTTGCGTGCCGAGCGACTCGACATGGAGGTGGCCTATGCGCCGCGCAGGCGCACCCGGGCCACCCGCGTCTACCGGCTACCGGCCGGACGTCGGGCGGCCCGACGGGCGCTGCGGGGCACCGCGGGCCGGGTGCCGCTGATTCGTGACGAGACCGGAACGGCGCTGGTCGGACGGGGCGGCTGGCGGCCGGCCGAGGAGGCGGCGACGATTCGGGGCGAGGCCGTGGTCGATGACACCGTGCTCTTCGACGGCGAGGTGACCGGGGCGTGGGTCGAGCCGACGCTGCGGCTGCCGGGGCTGCGGGCGGCGATAGCCGGGCGCTGGCCCCGCTGGGTCAGTGGGCGCGCCGCCCAGCTGGGCACGATGGGCGCCGTGGTGGTGCGCGACGGGGTCCCCGGCCCGCGCCCGGTGCGACGCTCGACGTTCTACCGCCATGTCGAGGGTTGGCTGCTGGTTCGGTAG
- a CDS encoding rhodanese-like domain-containing protein: MSYAGDITPLQAWKLLSDNPEAVLVDVRTDAEWRFVGVPDLSSLGRQVIYVEWNKSNGQHNNDFLAELRDKIPPTGDGERPVVFLCRSGNRSIGAAEVATEAGFAPSYNVLDGFEGQLDAHGHRGETGWRAVGLPWKQG; this comes from the coding sequence GTGAGTTACGCAGGAGACATCACGCCGCTGCAGGCGTGGAAATTGCTCAGCGACAATCCCGAGGCCGTGCTGGTGGATGTGCGCACCGACGCCGAATGGCGATTCGTGGGAGTTCCGGACCTGTCCAGCCTGGGCCGCCAGGTCATCTACGTCGAGTGGAACAAGTCCAACGGACAGCACAACAACGACTTCCTCGCCGAATTGCGGGACAAGATCCCGCCCACCGGTGACGGCGAGCGCCCCGTGGTGTTCCTGTGTCGCTCGGGCAACCGCTCCATCGGGGCGGCCGAAGTGGCAACCGAGGCCGGATTCGCGCCGTCGTACAACGTGCTGGACGGCTTCGAAGGTCAGCTCGACGCCCATGGGCACCGCGGCGAGACGGGCTGGCGCGCGGTCGGGCTTCCCTGGAAACAGGGTTAG
- a CDS encoding PPE family protein has translation MEFGALPPEINSARIYCGPGSAPLMQAAAAWERLANELNATAESYASVLSGLTSQEWLGPSSLTMAAAATPYVAWMRATAAQAEQAAAQALAAANAYEVAYAATVPPAAIAANRSTTMSLIQTNIFGQNTPAIAATEADYGEMWAQDIVAMDGYAGNSQAAAQLAPFTSPPATTGEGVLIGEAAAAAAAAAAPAETSVLPTLQSLLPSPFSDIPNPFEDLDVLVLAAVGVSAAALGVSGVQLGEVYRHDVVDEDEKEQSLEEAEAADSAAGVPPRRSGPSPLGGQRLASPPQSPISALSGYSSSIGGLSVPPTWNMPPAVRQVAAMFPNSTPMYLTSGEDTGGYTGLAAAGLAGTSLAALAARSAPSSDPAQPAAGGTGGTAAAARPAAGAPAIPAAATAAHFPGLPQGLPPGVVANLAATLAAIPGATIIVVPPNPNQG, from the coding sequence ATGGAATTCGGGGCGCTTCCCCCCGAAATCAATTCGGCCAGAATCTATTGCGGGCCCGGCTCGGCTCCACTGATGCAGGCGGCGGCCGCCTGGGAACGGCTCGCCAACGAACTGAACGCGACGGCGGAGTCCTACGCTTCGGTGCTCTCCGGCCTCACCAGTCAGGAATGGCTCGGCCCGTCGTCACTGACGATGGCCGCAGCGGCGACCCCCTACGTGGCCTGGATGCGGGCGACAGCCGCCCAGGCCGAGCAGGCAGCGGCGCAGGCGCTGGCCGCCGCGAACGCCTACGAGGTCGCGTATGCGGCCACGGTGCCCCCGGCGGCCATCGCGGCCAACCGCAGCACCACGATGTCGCTGATACAGACCAACATCTTCGGGCAGAACACGCCGGCCATCGCCGCCACCGAGGCGGACTACGGCGAGATGTGGGCCCAGGACATCGTCGCCATGGACGGCTACGCCGGCAACTCGCAAGCCGCCGCCCAGCTCGCGCCCTTCACCTCGCCGCCGGCGACCACCGGTGAAGGCGTACTGATCGGCGAAGCGGCAGCAGCAGCAGCCGCGGCGGCGGCGCCGGCGGAAACGAGCGTGCTGCCCACCCTGCAGTCGCTGCTGCCCTCGCCGTTTTCGGACATACCCAACCCCTTCGAGGATCTTGACGTGCTGGTGCTTGCGGCTGTTGGCGTCTCAGCGGCCGCTCTGGGGGTGTCCGGAGTTCAGCTCGGTGAGGTGTATCGCCACGACGTGGTGGATGAAGACGAGAAGGAGCAAAGCCTCGAGGAAGCCGAGGCGGCCGACAGTGCCGCCGGTGTACCTCCTCGCCGGTCAGGTCCTTCGCCACTCGGTGGACAACGACTGGCAAGCCCGCCCCAGTCGCCGATCTCCGCGCTCTCGGGTTACTCCAGCAGTATCGGCGGCCTCTCCGTGCCACCGACGTGGAACATGCCGCCGGCGGTGCGCCAGGTCGCGGCGATGTTCCCCAACAGCACGCCGATGTACCTGACCAGCGGCGAGGACACCGGCGGCTACACCGGCCTGGCGGCGGCCGGTCTGGCTGGAACCAGCCTCGCCGCGCTGGCGGCACGGAGTGCTCCGTCGTCGGACCCGGCGCAGCCGGCGGCCGGCGGCACGGGCGGAACCGCCGCGGCCGCCAGGCCGGCCGCCGGCGCACCCGCGATCCCGGCCGCCGCCACCGCGGCACACTTCCCAGGCTTGCCGCAGGGCCTGCCACCGGGTGTGGTGGCCAATCTGGCGGCGACGCTGGCGGCGATCCCGGGCGCGACCATCATCGTGGTGCCGCCTAACCCGAACCAGGGTTAG
- a CDS encoding site-2 protease family protein, with product MRPSPIFLGLVGLTGVGAALAWTAGSVVRPLAYAGVFIFVIAGWLVSLCLHEFGHAYTAWRFGDHDAAVRGYLNLDPRRYSHLGLSLVLPMIFIALGGIGLPGAAVYLQTSFMTPLRRTLVSLAGPAMNLGLAVLLLSATRVFYDPKHLVLAAGLAFLGFLQVTAVVLNLLPIPGLDGYDAVEPHLSPQTQRAVAPAKQFGLFILLVVLLAPGLNRWFFDIVYWLFELSGVPPRLSIAGGALTRFWSALT from the coding sequence GTGCGGCCCAGTCCGATTTTCCTTGGTCTGGTCGGCTTGACGGGCGTGGGTGCGGCGCTGGCCTGGACGGCCGGGTCGGTGGTGAGACCGCTGGCTTATGCCGGAGTGTTCATCTTCGTCATCGCCGGCTGGTTGGTGTCGTTATGCCTGCACGAGTTCGGACACGCCTACACCGCCTGGCGCTTCGGCGATCACGACGCGGCGGTGCGCGGCTACCTGAACCTGGACCCGCGGCGCTACAGCCACCTCGGCCTGTCGCTGGTGCTGCCCATGATCTTCATCGCGTTGGGCGGGATCGGCCTACCGGGCGCGGCGGTGTACCTGCAGACCTCGTTCATGACGCCCCTGCGCCGCACCCTGGTGAGTCTGGCCGGGCCCGCGATGAACCTCGGGCTGGCGGTGCTGCTGCTGAGTGCCACCAGGGTTTTCTACGATCCCAAGCATCTGGTGCTGGCCGCAGGACTGGCCTTCTTGGGCTTTCTGCAGGTCACCGCCGTGGTGCTGAACCTGCTGCCGATCCCGGGCCTGGACGGCTACGACGCGGTGGAACCACATCTGAGTCCGCAGACCCAGCGCGCGGTGGCACCGGCCAAGCAGTTCGGCCTGTTCATCCTGCTGGTCGTGCTGCTGGCGCCGGGGCTGAACCGGTGGTTCTTCGATATCGTCTACTGGCTTTTCGAGCTCTCCGGGGTACCGCCGCGGCTGTCGATCGCCGGCGGAGCGCTCACCCGCTTCTGGAGCGCCCTGACCTGA
- a CDS encoding ATP-grasp domain-containing protein: MTEGLTEGPEGTTAWIVEEPALAEAEADAETDADPGPRVMLLGSDESGQEVAVALQRLGAEVITADADTLTDAEELTAVVAALQPDFVVTLPGAFDGSSAAATAVAVLDDLEAQDIELVPGARAVRLTADREGLRRLAADELGLPTAPFWFVDSLAELQAVGAHAGYPLLVKSIDGSGRSVVRGAGEVARAFEIASAGDRGRVWAETVVDIEFLVTLIVVRTEGPSGPVIEFCAPIGHRSDDTGALESWQPQHLTTAAVDAAKSIAARIVKSLGGRGVFSVELMINGDEVYFAEVTAGPSDSAWVTLRSQRLSVFELQARAVLGVAVDTMMVSPGAARLIDHGPAAPGVAPSGDVLASALSVPESDLRVFGSTSHELPALQPASVPDKWGVTMATAPEVTAARDRARDVAARLNVRDSGG, encoded by the coding sequence GTGACTGAGGGCTTGACCGAAGGACCAGAGGGCACGACGGCGTGGATCGTCGAGGAACCGGCTTTGGCCGAGGCCGAAGCCGATGCCGAGACCGATGCCGATCCCGGACCGCGGGTGATGCTGCTCGGTTCCGACGAGTCGGGCCAAGAGGTGGCGGTGGCACTGCAGCGCCTCGGCGCCGAAGTGATCACCGCGGACGCCGATACGCTGACCGATGCCGAAGAGCTGACGGCCGTCGTGGCGGCGCTGCAGCCGGATTTCGTGGTGACCCTTCCCGGCGCTTTCGACGGCTCTTCCGCGGCCGCCACGGCTGTGGCGGTCCTCGACGATCTCGAAGCCCAGGACATCGAGCTGGTTCCTGGGGCACGGGCAGTGCGGTTGACGGCGGACCGGGAAGGTCTGCGGCGGCTGGCCGCGGACGAACTCGGCTTACCCACCGCGCCGTTCTGGTTCGTCGATTCGCTTGCCGAACTTCAGGCTGTCGGAGCCCACGCCGGCTATCCGCTGCTGGTCAAGTCGATCGACGGGTCCGGCCGATCGGTCGTAAGGGGCGCCGGCGAGGTGGCGCGGGCCTTTGAAATCGCGAGCGCGGGCGACCGCGGCCGGGTGTGGGCCGAGACCGTGGTGGACATCGAGTTTTTGGTCACGCTGATCGTAGTGCGCACCGAAGGTCCGTCTGGGCCGGTCATCGAGTTCTGCGCGCCCATCGGTCACCGCAGCGACGACACCGGCGCGCTGGAATCCTGGCAGCCTCAGCACCTGACCACCGCGGCGGTGGACGCGGCGAAATCGATCGCCGCACGGATCGTCAAATCGCTGGGCGGACGTGGCGTCTTCAGCGTCGAACTGATGATCAACGGCGACGAGGTGTACTTTGCCGAGGTGACCGCGGGTCCCAGTGACAGCGCCTGGGTGACGCTGCGCAGCCAGCGGCTTTCGGTCTTCGAGCTGCAGGCGCGGGCTGTGCTGGGCGTTGCTGTGGACACCATGATGGTCTCGCCGGGCGCCGCCCGCCTGATCGATCACGGACCGGCCGCGCCGGGCGTGGCGCCCAGCGGTGACGTGCTCGCCTCCGCTCTGTCGGTGCCCGAGAGCGATCTGCGGGTGTTCGGTTCCACAAGTCATGAGCTGCCCGCCTTGCAACCTGCCTCGGTGCCGGACAAGTGGGGTGTGACGATGGCCACCGCGCCGGAAGTTACGGCCGCCCGCGACCGCGCCCGGGACGTGGCTGCCCGGCTGAATGTGCGAGACTCGGGCGGGTGA
- a CDS encoding O-succinylhomoserine sulfhydrylase, with product MKDLPDGVSQATLGVRGGLTRSGFEETSEAIFLSSGYVYPSAEVAEQSFTGEVEHYVYSRYGNPTVNMFQERLRLIEDAPAAFATASGMAAVFVSLGALLGAGDRLVAARSLFGSCFVVCNEILPRWGVETVFVDGDDLAQWEQALSQPTQAVFFETPSNPMQSLVDIAAVTEMAHAAGAKVVLDNVFATPLLQQGFPLGVDVVVYSGTKHIDGQGRVLGGAILGDKEYIDGPVQKLMRHTGPAMSAFNAWVMLKGLETLAVRVQYSNASAQRVAEFLEGHSAVNWVRYPFLPSHPQFDLAKRQMSGGGTVVTFELDAAHGAAKQRAFEVLDKLRLIDISNNLGDTKSLVTHPATTTHRAMGPEGRAAIGLGDGVVRISVGLEGTDDLIADIDQALS from the coding sequence ATGAAGGACCTGCCTGACGGCGTGAGCCAGGCAACTCTCGGGGTGCGCGGCGGACTGACGCGATCGGGGTTCGAGGAGACGTCCGAGGCGATCTTCCTGTCGTCGGGCTATGTGTATCCCTCCGCGGAGGTCGCCGAGCAGTCATTCACCGGCGAGGTGGAGCACTACGTCTACTCGCGCTACGGCAACCCGACTGTGAACATGTTCCAGGAACGGCTGCGTCTGATCGAGGATGCCCCGGCGGCGTTCGCGACGGCCAGTGGCATGGCCGCGGTCTTCGTCTCCCTCGGCGCGCTGCTGGGCGCCGGCGACCGATTGGTCGCGGCGCGCAGCCTGTTCGGATCCTGTTTCGTGGTGTGCAATGAAATCCTGCCGCGCTGGGGCGTGGAGACCGTGTTCGTCGACGGCGACGACCTGGCCCAGTGGGAACAGGCGCTGTCACAGCCGACCCAGGCGGTGTTCTTCGAGACGCCCTCCAATCCCATGCAGTCGTTGGTCGACATTGCGGCGGTCACCGAGATGGCGCATGCCGCGGGTGCAAAAGTGGTGCTGGACAATGTTTTTGCCACACCCCTACTGCAGCAGGGTTTTCCCCTCGGCGTGGACGTGGTGGTCTATTCGGGCACCAAGCACATCGACGGCCAGGGTCGGGTGCTCGGCGGTGCCATCCTCGGTGACAAGGAGTACATCGACGGCCCGGTGCAGAAGCTGATGCGCCACACCGGCCCTGCGATGAGCGCCTTCAATGCCTGGGTGATGCTCAAAGGCCTTGAGACACTTGCTGTTCGGGTTCAGTACAGCAACGCCTCGGCGCAGCGCGTCGCGGAGTTCCTGGAAGGCCACTCCGCCGTGAACTGGGTGCGTTACCCGTTCCTGCCGTCGCACCCGCAGTTCGATCTGGCCAAGCGCCAGATGTCCGGCGGCGGAACGGTAGTCACGTTCGAGCTGGACGCGGCCCACGGTGCCGCCAAGCAACGTGCCTTCGAGGTGTTGGACAAGCTACGCCTGATCGACATCTCCAACAACCTCGGTGACACGAAATCCCTTGTGACACACCCCGCTACGACTACGCACCGGGCGATGGGCCCGGAAGGCCGGGCCGCCATCGGACTCGGTGACGGCGTGGTCCGGATCTCGGTCGGCCTGGAAGGCACCGACGATCTCATCGCCGACATCGACCAGGCGCTCAGCTAG
- a CDS encoding adenylosuccinate synthase → MPAIVLIGAQWGDEGKGKATDLLGGRVQWVVRYQGGNNAGHTVVLPTGENFALHLIPSGVLTPGVTNVIGNGVVIDPGVLLDELKGLEDRGVDTSKLLISADAHLLMPYHVAIDKVTERYMGSKKIGTTGRGIGPCYQDKIARMGIRAADVLDHAQLQHKIEAALELKNQILVKIYNRKALEPHQVLETVLQQAEGFRHRIADTRLLLNNALDAGETVLLEGSQGTLLDVDHGTYPYVTSSNPTAGGAAVGSGIGPTRIGTVLGILKAYTTRVGSGPFPTELFDENGEYLSKTGGEFGVTTGRRRRCGWFDAVIARYATRVNGITDYFLTKLDVLSSLETVPVCVGYEIDGKHTPEMPMTQSDLCRATPVYEELPGWWEDISAAREFEDLPAKARDYVLRLEELAGAHVSCIGVGPGRDQTIVRRDILAARA, encoded by the coding sequence ATGCCGGCAATCGTCCTCATCGGAGCCCAGTGGGGTGACGAGGGTAAAGGAAAAGCAACCGATCTGCTCGGTGGACGAGTGCAGTGGGTGGTGCGCTACCAAGGGGGGAATAACGCCGGGCACACCGTGGTGCTGCCCACCGGCGAGAACTTCGCCCTGCACCTCATCCCGTCGGGCGTGCTGACGCCCGGCGTCACCAACGTCATCGGCAACGGCGTGGTGATCGACCCCGGGGTGTTGCTCGACGAACTCAAGGGTTTGGAAGACCGCGGCGTCGACACCTCGAAATTGCTGATCTCCGCCGACGCGCATCTGCTGATGCCCTACCACGTGGCCATCGACAAGGTCACCGAGCGCTACATGGGCAGCAAGAAGATCGGCACCACCGGGCGCGGCATCGGGCCGTGCTACCAGGACAAGATCGCGCGGATGGGCATCCGGGCCGCAGACGTGCTCGACCACGCGCAGCTGCAGCACAAGATCGAGGCCGCCCTGGAGCTGAAAAACCAGATCCTGGTCAAGATTTACAACCGCAAGGCCCTCGAGCCCCACCAGGTGCTCGAGACGGTGCTGCAGCAGGCCGAAGGGTTCCGCCACCGCATCGCCGACACCCGGCTGTTGCTCAACAACGCTCTCGACGCGGGCGAGACGGTGCTGCTGGAAGGGTCGCAGGGCACCCTGCTCGACGTCGACCACGGCACCTACCCGTACGTGACGTCGTCGAACCCGACAGCCGGGGGGGCCGCCGTGGGCTCGGGCATCGGCCCCACCCGGATCGGGACCGTGCTAGGCATCTTGAAGGCGTACACCACCCGCGTCGGGTCCGGCCCGTTCCCGACCGAGCTGTTTGACGAGAACGGCGAATACCTGTCCAAGACGGGCGGTGAATTCGGGGTCACCACGGGTCGGCGACGCCGGTGCGGCTGGTTCGACGCCGTCATCGCCCGCTACGCCACCCGCGTGAACGGCATCACCGATTACTTCCTGACCAAGCTCGACGTGCTGTCCAGCCTGGAAACCGTGCCGGTGTGCGTCGGCTACGAGATCGACGGCAAACACACGCCGGAGATGCCGATGACCCAGAGCGACCTGTGCCGCGCCACGCCGGTCTACGAGGAGTTGCCGGGCTGGTGGGAAGACATCTCCGCCGCCCGCGAGTTCGAGGACCTGCCCGCCAAGGCGCGCGATTACGTGTTGCGGCTGGAAGAGCTTGCCGGAGCTCATGTTTCGTGCATCGGGGTGGGGCCGGGACGGGATCAGACCATCGTGCGACGCGACATTCTGGCGGCCCGGGCGTGA
- a CDS encoding PaaI family thioesterase, whose amino-acid sequence MSPQGDPRDEDPEYEHHGGFPEYGPASPGPGFGKFVATMRRLQDLAVSADPGDDVWDEAAERAAALMELLEPFEADAGESPAGRTPDLPGMGSLLLPPWKLTRYAPDGIEMTGHFSRFHVGGNWAVHGGVLPLLFDHTFGMVSHAAGRPISRTAFLHVDYRKITPIDAPLTIRGRVTRIEGRKAFVSAELTDADETVLAEGNGLMVRLLPGQP is encoded by the coding sequence CTGAGTCCGCAAGGTGATCCCCGAGACGAAGATCCCGAATACGAACACCACGGCGGCTTTCCGGAGTACGGCCCCGCCAGCCCGGGACCAGGATTCGGCAAGTTCGTGGCAACCATGCGCAGGCTGCAGGACCTGGCCGTGTCTGCCGATCCCGGCGACGACGTCTGGGACGAGGCGGCTGAGCGCGCCGCCGCACTCATGGAGTTGCTCGAGCCGTTCGAGGCCGACGCGGGGGAGTCGCCGGCCGGCCGCACCCCGGACCTGCCCGGCATGGGCAGCCTGCTGCTGCCGCCCTGGAAGCTCACCCGCTACGCGCCGGACGGCATCGAGATGACCGGGCACTTCAGCCGGTTTCACGTCGGGGGTAACTGGGCGGTGCACGGCGGCGTCTTGCCGCTGCTGTTCGACCACACCTTCGGCATGGTCTCGCATGCCGCGGGCAGACCGATCAGCCGAACGGCTTTCCTTCATGTCGACTACCGCAAGATCACGCCGATCGACGCACCGCTGACCATCCGCGGGCGGGTCACCAGGATCGAGGGCCGCAAGGCGTTCGTGTCGGCGGAACTCACCGACGCCGACGAGACGGTGCTGGCCGAGGGCAACGGCCTGATGGTGCGACTGCTGCCCGGCCAGCCCTAA